A genomic window from Candidatus Cloacimonadota bacterium includes:
- the sucD gene encoding succinate--CoA ligase subunit alpha, with translation MGILVGKHSKVIVQGFTGKEATFHAQQCIDYGTHIVGGVTPGKGGQIHLDRPVFSTVKDAVEHTGADTSLILVPPSFAADAIMEAADAGIKVIVCISEGIPTQDVMYAKMYVTKKGAVLIGPNCPGIITAGEAKIGIMPGNIFKKGNVGVISKSGTLTYEAANQVVKAGLGITTAIGIGGDPIIGSTFVDLLRRFEEDPETHAVVIIGEIGGDLEIQAAHFIKEHMKKPVVAFIAGQTAPKGKRMGHAGAIIAGSKGTAQEKMSALEKVGVRVCKSPADVGMATKEVLS, from the coding sequence ATGGGAATTCTCGTAGGCAAACATTCAAAAGTAATTGTTCAGGGCTTCACCGGAAAAGAAGCAACCTTCCACGCACAGCAATGCATCGATTACGGCACTCATATTGTCGGCGGTGTTACTCCCGGGAAGGGTGGACAGATCCATCTTGACAGACCGGTTTTCAGCACAGTTAAAGATGCAGTCGAACATACCGGAGCTGACACATCGCTTATCCTTGTTCCGCCTTCTTTTGCAGCAGATGCTATCATGGAAGCTGCTGATGCAGGCATCAAAGTTATTGTCTGCATCTCTGAGGGAATCCCAACACAGGATGTCATGTACGCAAAAATGTATGTGACTAAAAAAGGTGCCGTTCTTATTGGACCGAATTGTCCGGGCATCATCACTGCTGGTGAGGCAAAGATCGGCATTATGCCGGGAAATATTTTTAAGAAAGGTAATGTCGGCGTTATATCAAAATCCGGCACACTTACCTATGAAGCTGCAAACCAGGTTGTTAAAGCTGGATTGGGTATCACCACTGCAATCGGCATAGGTGGTGATCCTATTATCGGATCAACATTTGTCGATCTGCTCAGAAGGTTTGAAGAAGATCCCGAAACTCATGCTGTGGTTATCATCGGCGAAATTGGCGGTGACCTAGAGATCCAAGCAGCTCATTTTATAAAGGAACACATGAAAAAACCGGTTGTAGCTTTTATCGCAGGACAGACCGCTCCAAAAGGAAAAAGAATGGGACATGCAGGAGCAATCATTGCAGGCAGCAAAGGAACCGCTCAGGAAAAAATGTCCGCCCTCGAAAAAGTAGGTGTTCGTGTTTGTAAATCTCCAGCAGATGTTGGAATGGCAACCAAAGAAGTTTTATCATAA
- a CDS encoding fumarate hydratase yields MREINVNEIIPVVRKLCIDANYYIGEDVLDKIKEFYEKEESPTAKEVLSILLENYELAAKEKMPSCQDTGVAVVFIELGQDVHLVGGDFYEAIHEGVRQGYKDGYLRKSLVHDPIIDRVNTKDNTPALIYTDIVPGDKIKITVAPKGGGSENMSEVKMMKAADGIEGVVDFVVDRVRRSGGNPCPPIVVGVGLGGNFEQSALLAKKALLRPLNEKHPEDKWSKIEEEILEKVNNLGIGPQGFGGRTTALGVSIMHKPCHIASMPVAVNIQCHAARHKSSVI; encoded by the coding sequence GTGAGAGAAATCAATGTTAATGAAATCATTCCTGTTGTAAGAAAATTGTGTATCGATGCCAATTACTATATCGGCGAAGATGTTCTCGACAAGATCAAAGAGTTTTATGAGAAAGAAGAATCCCCGACAGCAAAAGAGGTGCTTTCCATCCTTCTTGAAAACTATGAACTTGCAGCAAAAGAAAAAATGCCATCATGCCAGGATACAGGTGTTGCTGTTGTATTTATCGAACTTGGTCAGGATGTTCACCTTGTTGGTGGAGATTTTTATGAAGCCATTCATGAAGGTGTTCGACAGGGTTACAAAGACGGATATCTGCGGAAATCTCTTGTTCATGATCCTATCATAGACCGGGTTAACACAAAAGATAATACACCAGCTCTCATCTATACAGATATCGTTCCCGGTGATAAGATCAAGATCACTGTTGCACCAAAAGGTGGCGGATCTGAAAACATGAGTGAAGTTAAAATGATGAAGGCCGCTGATGGCATCGAAGGTGTCGTCGATTTCGTGGTTGACCGTGTCCGTCGATCGGGCGGAAATCCCTGTCCACCAATCGTTGTTGGAGTTGGGCTTGGCGGCAATTTTGAGCAAAGTGCACTTCTTGCAAAAAAAGCTCTTTTGCGTCCTCTTAATGAAAAACACCCTGAAGATAAATGGTCTAAAATTGAAGAAGAAATACTGGAAAAAGTCAATAACCTTGGAATTGGACCTCAAGGATTTGGTGGAAGAACAACAGCTCTCGGTGTATCCATCATGCATAAACCCTGTCACATTGCATCGATGCCTGTTGCAGTAAACATTCAATGTCACGCTGCCCGTCATAAAAGCTCAGTTATATAA
- a CDS encoding Fe-S-containing hydro-lyase, translated as MAQTIKLQTPLTDEDVSKLSIGDKVLISGTIYTGRDAAHKRLVELVEAGKELPFDIKGQIIYYVGPAPAPPGKPIGSAGPTTSYRMDPYAPVLMDVGLKGMIGKGPRSQSVIDSMKKNKAVYLAAIGGAAVVVAKAITDAKVIAYDDLGTEAIRELTVEDFPCIVANDIYGNDIYKEGVEKYKK; from the coding sequence ATGGCACAAACGATAAAATTACAAACTCCTCTGACAGATGAAGATGTTTCCAAACTTTCTATTGGTGATAAAGTACTCATTTCCGGAACGATCTACACTGGACGTGATGCGGCACATAAACGGCTAGTCGAGCTTGTTGAAGCTGGCAAAGAACTACCTTTTGATATAAAGGGACAGATCATATATTACGTTGGACCAGCCCCAGCTCCTCCCGGAAAGCCGATCGGCTCTGCAGGTCCCACAACGAGTTACAGAATGGATCCCTATGCCCCCGTGTTGATGGATGTCGGTCTTAAAGGTATGATTGGAAAAGGTCCTCGCAGTCAATCAGTAATAGATTCAATGAAAAAGAACAAGGCAGTGTATTTGGCTGCTATCGGCGGTGCGGCAGTTGTTGTAGCAAAAGCTATCACAGATGCCAAAGTAATTGCTTATGATGATCTCGGCACTGAAGCGATTCGTGAACTCACAGTTGAAGATTTCCCGTGTATCGTAGCCAATGATATTTATGGAAATGACATTTATAAAGAAGGTGTAGAAAAGTATAAGAAGTGA
- a CDS encoding four helix bundle protein, which yields MKEVFELDVYKLSEELSDLIWYAYDNWSDKAKMTFGYQIIRAADSIAANIAEGYGRYTPSDRKLFYRYARGSFEETKCWPRKAIRRKIITDANVMKFTEIINELGPKLNAFFKSTK from the coding sequence ATGAAAGAAGTTTTTGAATTAGATGTATATAAATTATCAGAGGAGTTATCGGATTTGATCTGGTATGCCTACGATAACTGGTCAGATAAAGCAAAAATGACTTTTGGATATCAAATCATCAGAGCTGCTGATAGCATAGCAGCAAATATTGCTGAAGGATATGGTAGATATACTCCAAGTGATAGAAAATTATTTTATCGATATGCAAGAGGTTCATTCGAAGAGACAAAATGTTGGCCTCGAAAAGCCATAAGAAGAAAAATTATCACAGATGCAAATGTCATGAAATTTACTGAAATCATAAATGAACTTGGACCAAAACTTAATGCTTTTTTCAAGAGTACAAAATAA
- a CDS encoding 4Fe-4S binding protein encodes MRYWEKPFGKEKPKTICGEIHIISDRCKGCSFCIEYCPRDVLELSTEFNLKGYHPPVVAKPDQCTFCGLCEMICPDFAIFVTEKEE; translated from the coding sequence ATGAGATATTGGGAAAAACCTTTTGGGAAAGAAAAACCCAAAACAATATGCGGAGAGATCCACATCATTAGTGATCGATGCAAGGGTTGCTCCTTCTGTATCGAGTATTGTCCCCGTGATGTACTTGAACTTTCCACAGAGTTCAATCTCAAGGGATATCACCCTCCAGTTGTAGCAAAACCTGATCAATGTACGTTTTGCGGATTATGCGAAATGATCTGTCCGGATTTTGCAATATTTGTAACTGAGAAGGAGGAGTAG
- a CDS encoding 2-oxoacid:acceptor oxidoreductase subunit alpha, giving the protein MFQESRLHGEFFMQGDIACAEGALAAGCRFFGGYPITPASEIAERMAMRLPLLNGVFIQYEDEIASMAGILGASWAGVKSMTATSGPGISLMNENIGLGMMMEAPCVVINVQRGSPSTGLPTTWGQSDMMQARWGSHGDYGSISLVPNSPQEFFDLTVTAFNFAEKYRLPVFILADALVGHMTEKVVIPPVEELTIINRKYTTKKPGEYLAYDYGKDLVPDFAKAGDGYRYHTTGLTHDRRGYPDMTVECQEELVPRLVNKIKNNINDISLTEEYDIEGADVIVISYGITSRTVLPSITAAKEKGIKVGYLRLKTVWPFPEEKIRKLSGNVAGFVVPEMNLGQISLEVERCACNNSKVKLVPHPGGGIHKFEDVLKAIEEVAHGK; this is encoded by the coding sequence GTGTTTCAAGAATCACGACTACACGGCGAATTTTTTATGCAAGGTGATATTGCCTGTGCAGAAGGTGCACTGGCTGCAGGCTGCCGTTTTTTTGGCGGTTATCCCATTACTCCTGCTTCAGAGATAGCTGAACGCATGGCTATGAGACTTCCGCTACTCAACGGTGTGTTCATACAATACGAAGATGAAATAGCCTCGATGGCTGGTATTCTGGGCGCTTCATGGGCTGGTGTTAAATCAATGACCGCCACATCAGGTCCCGGTATTTCTCTTATGAATGAGAATATTGGTCTTGGAATGATGATGGAAGCTCCCTGTGTGGTCATTAATGTCCAAAGAGGTTCACCTTCAACTGGTCTTCCAACAACCTGGGGTCAATCCGATATGATGCAGGCACGCTGGGGTTCACACGGCGATTATGGCAGCATCTCTCTTGTACCAAACTCACCCCAGGAATTCTTCGACCTGACAGTTACTGCTTTCAATTTTGCTGAGAAGTACAGATTACCGGTTTTCATTCTGGCAGACGCCCTTGTTGGTCACATGACTGAGAAAGTGGTCATCCCCCCCGTTGAAGAACTAACAATCATCAATAGAAAATATACAACCAAGAAACCCGGAGAATACCTTGCATACGATTATGGCAAGGATCTCGTTCCTGACTTTGCAAAAGCCGGTGACGGATACCGGTATCATACAACAGGTCTTACACATGATAGACGCGGCTATCCGGACATGACCGTTGAATGCCAGGAAGAACTTGTGCCCAGGCTTGTAAACAAAATCAAGAATAACATAAATGATATTTCTCTGACTGAAGAATATGATATTGAAGGTGCAGATGTTATAGTAATTTCCTATGGCATCACATCCCGAACGGTTCTTCCTTCAATCACCGCAGCAAAAGAAAAGGGCATAAAAGTTGGATATTTACGTTTGAAAACCGTATGGCCTTTCCCAGAAGAAAAGATACGCAAATTGTCCGGGAACGTTGCTGGTTTTGTGGTTCCCGAGATGAACCTTGGACAAATATCTCTGGAAGTTGAACGATGTGCATGCAACAATTCAAAAGTAAAGCTCGTTCCTCATCCCGGAGGTGGTATACATAAATTTGAAGATGTTCTGAAGGCAATCGAAGAGGTCGCACATGGCAAATAA
- a CDS encoding 2-oxoacid:ferredoxin oxidoreductase subunit beta yields the protein MANNTAKPIIEEKPHPMEDLLRMDRMPHIWCSGCGLGSAVTTFVEGLKKAGVSYDKTAIVSGIGCTGRVAGYLRLDSYHTTHGRAIPFATGLKLANRELTVVVFSGDGDLFAIGGNHLIHAARRNVDINVICVNNFIYGMTGGQNAPTTPLGAYSSTAPYGNYEMPFNLVGLAAAAGASYVARWTTMHARRLTDSIAKAANKKGFCFIEIVSPCATVFARKNKGGSGLDLLKEFQTRAIIDHEADPTQIPLSMDNEIVCGEFVNKDKPTFWENVQTGIKAKLEKFSNWEELQSNSTKIPHKKSVTYTSSRDTYNSRSNT from the coding sequence ATGGCAAATAATACAGCAAAACCCATTATAGAAGAAAAACCTCATCCAATGGAAGATCTCCTGAGGATGGACAGAATGCCTCATATTTGGTGTTCAGGCTGCGGACTCGGCTCTGCAGTCACAACCTTTGTGGAGGGCTTAAAAAAAGCCGGTGTATCCTATGATAAAACAGCAATCGTTTCAGGCATAGGTTGTACCGGTCGTGTTGCAGGCTATCTACGGCTTGATTCTTATCATACAACACACGGAAGAGCAATTCCTTTTGCAACTGGTTTGAAACTGGCAAATCGTGAATTAACCGTCGTTGTATTTTCCGGCGATGGTGACCTGTTTGCAATCGGTGGCAACCATCTGATACATGCAGCAAGAAGAAATGTTGATATTAATGTTATTTGTGTAAACAATTTTATATATGGTATGACCGGTGGGCAGAATGCACCTACCACTCCTCTCGGCGCTTATAGTTCCACCGCTCCTTACGGCAACTATGAAATGCCCTTCAATCTTGTGGGACTGGCAGCTGCTGCTGGAGCAAGCTATGTGGCCAGATGGACGACCATGCATGCACGCCGTTTAACAGATTCTATCGCAAAAGCGGCTAATAAAAAAGGTTTCTGCTTTATCGAGATCGTTTCCCCATGTGCAACAGTCTTTGCACGAAAAAACAAGGGTGGTTCCGGGCTCGATCTTCTCAAAGAATTTCAGACACGAGCTATTATCGATCATGAAGCAGATCCCACACAAATACCTCTTAGCATGGATAATGAGATCGTTTGCGGTGAATTTGTTAATAAGGATAAACCTACTTTTTGGGAAAATGTTCAAACCGGAATTAAAGCAAAATTAGAAAAATTTTCAAACTGGGAGGAGCTGCAAAGCAATTCCACAAAAATTCCCCATAAAAAATCTGTAACCTATACATCCAGCAGAGATACTTACAATTCCAGGAGCAACACATGA
- a CDS encoding 2-oxoacid:acceptor oxidoreductase family protein, protein MSELRVKISGFGGQGIILSAFILGKAASIYDQQYSSMTQAYGPEARGGACSSQVVISPKSVEYPLVDTADVLLAMSQEGYDTFLPILKKGGILCYDTDLVEKMQSHKDIIAKGIPATRLAEELGKKIVANIVMLGFATKQAKIATPEAMKGAITDSVPKKFTDLNMKAFQAGYDYDEDKS, encoded by the coding sequence ATGAGTGAACTCAGAGTTAAGATATCAGGATTCGGCGGACAGGGGATCATACTATCTGCGTTTATTCTTGGGAAAGCAGCATCAATATATGACCAGCAATACTCCTCCATGACCCAAGCATACGGACCGGAAGCACGTGGTGGTGCCTGTAGCTCGCAAGTCGTGATTTCCCCAAAAAGCGTTGAATATCCGTTGGTTGATACTGCAGATGTACTCCTTGCAATGTCGCAAGAAGGTTATGATACATTTCTCCCAATCCTAAAAAAGGGCGGCATTCTCTGCTATGATACTGACCTGGTTGAAAAGATGCAATCTCATAAAGACATAATCGCAAAAGGGATACCCGCTACTCGTCTCGCTGAAGAACTCGGCAAGAAGATCGTTGCAAACATTGTTATGCTCGGTTTTGCTACAAAACAGGCAAAGATCGCTACTCCCGAGGCAATGAAGGGAGCAATTACCGATTCGGTACCCAAAAAATTCACTGACCTGAACATGAAAGCATTTCAGGCAGGATATGACTATGACGAGGATAAATCATGA
- a CDS encoding 4Fe-4S dicluster domain-containing protein translates to MTLKITRERIKNSLVDKIEEISGQNVFDCYQCGICSSGCPVTDYMDYPPNQVMRLAQFGCIDDILNSKTIWICSTCLQCSTRCPKGIEVAKVMEALRTINLRQREGTLKPEELKTKELKDLPQIALVSAFRKLTG, encoded by the coding sequence ATGACATTAAAGATCACTCGCGAACGAATAAAAAATTCCCTAGTTGATAAAATTGAAGAAATTTCAGGGCAAAATGTTTTCGATTGCTACCAGTGCGGTATCTGTTCATCAGGCTGTCCTGTTACAGATTACATGGATTACCCTCCGAATCAGGTAATGCGTCTTGCACAATTTGGTTGCATAGATGATATCCTCAACTCAAAAACCATCTGGATATGCTCGACGTGTCTGCAATGCTCGACGCGCTGTCCCAAAGGTATCGAGGTTGCCAAAGTTATGGAAGCACTCCGAACGATCAATCTGAGGCAACGTGAAGGAACCCTCAAACCGGAAGAACTCAAAACCAAAGAACTGAAAGATCTTCCGCAAATTGCGTTGGTTAGTGCGTTCCGTAAGCTTACAGGATAA
- a CDS encoding CoB--CoM heterodisulfide reductase iron-sulfur subunit B family protein, with the protein MKLGYFPGCTLKTNAKHFEDSAMEVMKVLGHPLEEMANWICCGTVFSMTTDDLMLQLASIRNLLRAENQGYDELVALCSMCYNTLKRAKEFILNDEENLRKVNDFMYREDSAFKGTTDVVHLLSILKDRITFDAIQKKVTKPLKDLKIGAYYGCLLVRPKELAIDDYEDPIIMEELVDKLGGEGVVFPYRLECCGAYQTITEKDVTIKRTYEIINSAREAGCEALITSCPLCAFNLDQRQKETSEEFLEFSTMPVFYFTELMAIALGVKWNKEWKKLHYVNPEPLLKEKGLI; encoded by the coding sequence ATGAAACTTGGATATTTCCCCGGTTGTACTTTGAAAACCAATGCCAAGCATTTTGAAGACTCTGCAATGGAAGTCATGAAAGTGCTTGGGCATCCCTTGGAAGAGATGGCAAACTGGATTTGTTGCGGTACCGTATTCTCTATGACGACAGACGATCTCATGCTCCAACTTGCTTCGATAAGAAATCTACTTCGTGCTGAAAATCAAGGTTATGATGAACTTGTTGCACTGTGCAGCATGTGCTATAATACACTGAAAAGGGCTAAAGAATTTATTCTTAATGATGAGGAAAATCTACGAAAAGTAAATGACTTCATGTATAGAGAAGATTCCGCATTCAAGGGAACGACCGATGTGGTGCATCTTCTGAGTATATTGAAGGACAGAATTACGTTTGATGCAATACAAAAAAAGGTCACGAAACCTCTCAAAGATTTGAAGATCGGCGCATATTATGGCTGCCTTCTTGTTCGTCCGAAAGAACTTGCAATCGATGATTATGAAGATCCAATTATCATGGAAGAACTGGTAGATAAACTTGGCGGTGAAGGTGTTGTATTTCCCTACCGGCTTGAATGCTGTGGAGCATATCAGACGATCACCGAAAAGGATGTGACGATAAAAAGAACGTATGAGATCATCAATTCTGCTCGTGAAGCAGGATGTGAAGCTCTTATAACAAGCTGTCCATTATGTGCATTCAATCTCGATCAAAGACAAAAGGAAACATCTGAAGAATTTTTAGAATTTTCAACCATGCCCGTATTTTATTTCACTGAACTCATGGCTATTGCATTAGGGGTGAAATGGAACAAGGAATGGAAGAAACTGCATTATGTCAATCCCGAACCCTTGCTAAAAGAAAAAGGTTTAATATAG
- a CDS encoding CoB--CoM heterodisulfide reductase iron-sulfur subunit A family protein, whose translation MKRIGVFICHCGINIKDTVDVERLTQELETYPGVTYIENYMFMCSDPGQNNIKNAIREHKLDGVVVAACSPTLHESTFQTVLKESGLNEFQLEIANIREQCSWVHNDIEQGTHKARLIVKTAIEKLKLNESLYPVSAPVTKKALVVGGGISGIQAALDIADAGFQVIMVEKKPSIGGHMIQLSETFPTLDCSQCILTPKMVALSKHKNIKLYVNSEVVSVDGYIGNFNVKIKQRALYVDPDKCNLCDDCTEVCPVLVPNEQEEGLAWRKAIYIPFPQAIPATYTLDVDHCLGLEPIACGKCREKCTAGAINYDAKDKIIEEEVGAVIVATGFDLYPVENIPEYGYGKYPDVITSLQFERILSATGPTGGEIYRPSDGKVPKEIVFVQCSGSRDPEHHLSYCSKICCMYTLKHAKLYKHKIHNGQPYIFYIDIRAGGKRYEEFVQQAVSEEGIVYIRGKVAKIYKEGDKMIVMGMDTLSGKKIEIKADLVVLAMGIVPSEGSHDLVKTLKINTDDKGFLSEAHPKLRPVESLQAGFYLAGTSQGPRDIPDSVSQASGAASKVLALLSSDKIYHSPIIASVDKDLCSGCTICVGTCPYGARELDEVTKVVEVNEILCEGCGACISACPSGAAQQKNLTDNQIDNMIKIIASGK comes from the coding sequence ATGAAAAGAATCGGCGTTTTCATCTGCCATTGCGGTATTAACATCAAAGATACAGTTGATGTCGAAAGACTTACACAAGAACTTGAAACTTATCCTGGTGTTACCTACATAGAAAATTACATGTTTATGTGCTCTGATCCGGGTCAGAACAATATCAAAAATGCCATCCGCGAACATAAGCTTGATGGTGTAGTTGTTGCTGCCTGTTCTCCAACACTGCACGAATCGACCTTCCAGACAGTACTTAAAGAATCTGGCTTAAATGAATTTCAATTGGAAATAGCAAATATTCGCGAGCAGTGCAGCTGGGTACATAATGATATTGAGCAGGGAACACATAAGGCAAGACTTATCGTAAAAACTGCAATTGAAAAACTCAAACTGAACGAGTCTCTCTATCCGGTATCTGCGCCTGTTACAAAAAAGGCTCTGGTGGTCGGTGGAGGAATTTCGGGCATTCAAGCAGCTCTCGATATTGCAGATGCCGGTTTTCAAGTGATCATGGTCGAAAAGAAGCCCTCGATTGGCGGACACATGATTCAACTTTCGGAAACCTTCCCAACCCTCGACTGCTCTCAATGTATTCTCACCCCTAAAATGGTTGCTCTGAGCAAACATAAAAACATCAAACTCTATGTGAATAGTGAAGTTGTAAGTGTTGATGGTTATATTGGAAATTTCAATGTGAAGATCAAACAAAGGGCATTATACGTTGATCCTGATAAATGCAATCTTTGCGACGACTGCACAGAAGTATGCCCTGTATTGGTTCCAAACGAACAAGAGGAAGGGCTGGCGTGGAGAAAAGCCATCTATATCCCCTTCCCTCAAGCAATTCCTGCAACGTATACACTTGATGTTGACCACTGCCTTGGACTTGAGCCGATCGCATGCGGTAAATGCCGCGAAAAATGTACTGCAGGTGCAATTAATTATGATGCTAAAGATAAAATAATTGAGGAAGAAGTAGGTGCTGTAATTGTTGCCACAGGTTTCGATCTGTATCCTGTTGAAAATATTCCCGAATATGGTTATGGAAAATATCCAGATGTAATCACAAGCTTGCAGTTCGAAAGAATTCTTTCTGCAACTGGACCAACTGGCGGAGAAATTTATAGACCATCTGATGGCAAAGTTCCCAAAGAAATCGTATTCGTACAGTGCTCTGGTTCTCGCGATCCCGAACATCACCTCTCATATTGCTCAAAAATCTGCTGTATGTACACACTAAAACATGCCAAACTCTATAAACATAAAATACATAATGGGCAGCCCTATATCTTTTATATCGACATTCGTGCCGGAGGTAAGAGATATGAAGAGTTTGTCCAGCAGGCAGTTTCTGAAGAAGGTATTGTCTATATTCGCGGTAAAGTCGCAAAAATATATAAAGAAGGCGACAAAATGATCGTTATGGGTATGGACACACTCAGTGGTAAAAAGATCGAGATTAAAGCAGACCTTGTCGTGCTCGCCATGGGTATTGTGCCGAGTGAAGGTTCTCACGATCTTGTAAAAACACTGAAAATAAACACAGATGACAAGGGATTCCTTTCAGAAGCTCATCCCAAACTTCGTCCGGTTGAAAGCCTGCAGGCGGGATTTTATCTTGCAGGAACGTCTCAGGGTCCACGTGATATTCCTGACTCGGTTTCCCAGGCATCTGGTGCTGCCTCGAAGGTTCTTGCACTCCTGTCAAGCGACAAGATTTATCATTCACCAATCATTGCTTCTGTAGATAAAGATCTCTGTTCTGGATGTACCATTTGTGTAGGAACCTGTCCCTATGGAGCACGAGAGCTTGATGAAGTTACCAAAGTCGTTGAAGTCAATGAAATTCTCTGTGAGGGCTGCGGTGCATGCATTAGTGCATGTCCATCTGGTGCTGCCCAACAGAAGAATCTGACAGATAACCAGATCGATAACATGATAAAAATAATAGCGAGCGGAAAATAG
- a CDS encoding hydrogenase iron-sulfur subunit, which translates to MKDFEPKIVCFLCKWCTYSGADLAGTSRMKYPPNGVVIKTLCSSRVDPQHVMLAFSEGCDGVFIGGCHPGDCHYQSGNYKTKRRVILLKKVLEQLGLNTNRLRLEWISASEGKKFAETMKEFTEEIKKLGPIPKIGCK; encoded by the coding sequence ATGAAAGATTTTGAACCAAAAATAGTATGTTTCTTATGCAAGTGGTGTACCTATTCCGGTGCCGATCTCGCTGGCACATCAAGAATGAAGTATCCGCCAAATGGTGTCGTGATCAAAACACTCTGTTCATCACGGGTTGATCCTCAACACGTAATGCTGGCTTTTAGCGAGGGATGCGACGGTGTGTTCATAGGTGGTTGTCATCCTGGTGATTGTCATTATCAGAGCGGTAACTATAAGACCAAACGAAGAGTTATTCTGCTAAAAAAGGTACTCGAACAGCTAGGTCTTAATACAAATCGGCTTCGTCTCGAATGGATTTCTGCAAGTGAAGGAAAGAAGTTTGCAGAAACCATGAAAGAATTCACTGAAGAAATAAAAAAACTCGGTCCGATTCCAAAAATCGGCTGTAAATAA
- a CDS encoding 4Fe-4S dicluster domain-containing protein, producing the protein MPKNVPMVKVYILGEGFDVPEGSTIIGALEYAGFQLTVGVGCREGFCGACATLYREKGDYKLQAGLACQTVVTDGMNIAQIPFVPAEKPIYDINKVDPDIEAFKTLYPTLFRCVGCNTCTKICPQDIEVMDYVQALIRGDVARAADLSFDCIRCGLCALRCPAEIVQYNAAILARRLTGKYLLPKSPDLEARVKEIAEGLYNNELEKLTTSNTETIKKRYYDREIKTG; encoded by the coding sequence ATGCCTAAGAACGTTCCCATGGTGAAAGTATATATTTTAGGGGAAGGTTTTGATGTACCAGAGGGCTCGACCATAATCGGTGCTCTTGAGTATGCAGGATTCCAGCTGACAGTTGGTGTTGGTTGCCGCGAAGGTTTCTGCGGAGCTTGTGCGACACTGTACAGAGAAAAAGGCGACTATAAGCTGCAAGCGGGTCTTGCATGCCAGACGGTTGTCACCGATGGTATGAACATAGCTCAAATACCTTTTGTTCCTGCAGAAAAACCAATCTACGATATCAATAAAGTCGATCCTGATATCGAAGCATTCAAAACACTCTATCCGACACTTTTCAGGTGTGTTGGATGTAATACCTGTACAAAGATATGTCCTCAGGATATTGAGGTTATGGATTATGTCCAGGCACTCATTCGTGGAGATGTCGCCAGAGCAGCAGACCTTTCTTTTGACTGTATTCGATGCGGACTCTGTGCATTGCGTTGTCCGGCTGAAATCGTACAATATAATGCAGCAATTCTTGCTCGTCGCCTCACAGGCAAATATCTTCTTCCAAAGAGTCCCGATCTTGAAGCCAGGGTAAAGGAAATTGCTGAAGGACTCTATAATAATGAGCTTGAAAAACTCACCACCTCAAACACAGAGACCATTAAAAAGCGATATTATGATCGTGAAATCAAAACCGGATAA